The proteins below are encoded in one region of Limnochorda pilosa:
- a CDS encoding class I SAM-dependent methyltransferase yields MGASATGFWTWPRCGAAIGCSTWGPGPACSPSGVAERVGPTGEVVGVDISRENVAACGKIAGELGLAGRVRFLEGDATALPFPDAAFDVVLFRSLLPYVDRKDRVAEACARVLRPGGRIALVEPISRRFRWFSPTVGEAAPVEVRRTPGTWRRRLRWRGPGTPARPCICGAHARAKRLLPSRPISSCFAPSALPHASSRWSAPRERPSGPPRA; encoded by the coding sequence TTGGGGGCCAGCGCGACCGGCTTCTGGACCTGGCCAAGGTGCGGCGCGGCGATCGGGTGCTCGACGTGGGGACCGGGACCGGCCTGCTCGCCTTCGGGGGTCGCCGAACGGGTGGGGCCCACAGGCGAGGTGGTGGGGGTCGACATTTCCCGGGAAAACGTGGCCGCATGCGGCAAGATCGCAGGCGAGCTGGGCCTCGCGGGCCGGGTGCGTTTCCTGGAGGGTGACGCGACCGCGTTACCGTTCCCAGATGCGGCCTTCGACGTCGTGCTCTTCCGGTCGCTCCTTCCCTATGTGGATCGAAAGGACCGGGTCGCGGAGGCGTGCGCCCGGGTGCTGCGTCCGGGCGGCCGCATCGCTCTCGTCGAGCCCATCAGCCGACGGTTCCGGTGGTTCTCGCCCACGGTGGGCGAGGCGGCGCCGGTTGAGGTGAGGCGTACGCCCGGTACGTGGCGCAGAAGGTTGCGGTGGAGGGGGCCGGGTACACCTGCCCGCCCGTGTATCTGTGGGGCGCACGCCAGGGCGAAGCGGCTCCTACCAAGCCGACCCATCTCGTCCTGCTTCGCCCCGAGCGCCCTGCCGCACGCGTCTAGCCG